From a region of the Syngnathus typhle isolate RoL2023-S1 ecotype Sweden linkage group LG12, RoL_Styp_1.0, whole genome shotgun sequence genome:
- the miga2 gene encoding mitoguardin 2 isoform X1 has product MSLRRTEGVSVAQALAMTVAEIPVFLYSTFGQSIFSQLRLSPSLKKVLFATALGSVALALTAHQLKRRGRKRKQAVRTEEDRVPTGVPEALLRTGRPSSLRRVPPTGRQVMSPGTRSNDTLSGISSLAPSKHSSSSHSLASMRVASSPNQSANPPTPWEAEEAAAAGEPLAAAAAAEDANAENLYLMGMELFEEALRKWEQALHARHTRRNLSSSNSSLALQGTPCGDAPTMEAHNKVFADKLETLLHRAYHLQEDFGGSIPTESLLADFVESEGTLIFPPLESFRMAASDDDDAATVSSDDSFFSAVEMFDAISLQGPYQLLKPAALYEEALARVREDRVAYRSLRTELLECYGDQDFLAKLHCVRQAFQMLLLDETHRTFFMETGKQMIAGLMVKANKSPKAFLESYEDMLLYIQREEAWAVTKMELQGRGVVCMTFFDIVLDFILMDAFEDLENPPSSVVAVLRNRWLSDSFKETALATACWSVLKAKRRLLMVPDGFIAHFYAISEHVSPVLAFGFLGPRQHLSEVCTIFKQQIVQYLKDMFDHDKVRFTTVQCLAEDILKLSHRRSEILLGYLGIDAFQELNGGPHGDMHGPY; this is encoded by the exons ATGTCCCTGAGAAGAACGGAGGGCGTGTCCGTCGCACAGGCCTTGGCCATGACGGTCGCAGAGATACCCGTGTTCCTCTATTCTACCTTTGGCCAG TCCATCTTCTCGCAGCTGAGGCTGAGCCCGAGCTTGAAGAAGGTGCTGTTTGCGACGGCGCTGGGCAGTGTGGCCTTGGCGCTCACCGCCCACCAGCTGAAGCGGCGCGGCAGGAAGCGGAAGCAGGCCGTCCGCACCGAGGAGGACCGGGTGCCGACGGGCGTGCCCGAAGCGCTTCTCAGGACGGGGAGGCCGTCGTCGTTGAGGAGAG TTCCGCCGACGGGCCGACAGGTGATGAGCCCCGGTACGCGCAGCAACGACACGCTGAGTGGCATCTCCTCCCTGGCGCCCAGCAAACATTCGAGCTCCTCGCACAGCCTGGCGTCC ATGCGAGTCGCGAGCTCGCCGAATCAGTCGGCCAACCCGCCGACGCCCTGGGAGGCTGAGGAGGCTGCGGCGGCGGGGGAGccgttggcggcggcggcggcggccgaggACGCCAATGCGGAGAATCTCTACTTAATGG GCATGGAGCTGTTCGAGGAGGCCCTCCGAAAATGGGAGCAAGCGCTGCATGCTCGTCACACCCGCAGAAACTTGAGTTCCAGCAACAGCAGCTTGGCACTGCAGGGGACACCGTGCGGGGATGCTCCCACC ATGGAAGCTCACAACAAAGTGTTTGCCGACAAGCTGGAGACGCTGCTGCACCGGGCGTACCACCTGCAGGAGGATTTTGGCGGCAGCATTCCCACAGAAAGCCTGCTGGCTGACTTTG TAGAGAGCGAGGGCACGCTCATCTTCCCCCCGCTGGAGAGTTTCCGCATGGCGGCaagcgacgacgacgacgccgcCACGGTCTCGTCCGATGACTCCTTCTTCTCGGCCGTGGAG ATGTTTGACGCCATTTCGCTACAAGGCCCCTACCAGCTCCTGAAGCCCGCCGCTCTCTACGAAGAAGCTCTGGCTCGTGTCAGGGAGGACCGAGTAGCCTACAGGTCGCTGAG GACTGAACTACTTGAATGTTACGGTGACCAGGACTTCCTGGCCAAGCTGCACTGTGTCAGGCAAGCATTCCAG ATGCTGTTGCTGGATGAGACGCACCGCACGTTCTTCATGGAGACGGGCAAGCAAATGATTGCCGGCCTGATGGTGAAGGCCAACAAG AGTCCAAAAGCGTTCCTGGAGAGCTACGAGGACATGCTGCTCTACATTCAGCGAGAGGAGGCGTGGGCCGTCACCAAGATGGAGCTGCAGGGCCGCGGG GTGGTGTGCATGACCTTCTTTGACATCGTGCTGGACTTCATCCTGATGGACGCCTTTGAAGACCTGGAGAACCCGCCCTCGTCCGTGGTGGCCGTGCTGAGGAACCGATGGCTCTCGGACAGCTTTAAAGAAACG GCTCTGGCGACGGCTTGCTGGTCGGTGTTGAAGGCCAAAAGGCGACTTCTCATGGTTCCCGACGGCTTTATCGCCCACTTCTACGCCATATCGGAGCACGTGAGCCCGGTTTTGGCCTTTGGCTTTTTGGGCCCCAGGCAGCACTTGAGCGAAGTGTGTACCATTTTCAAG CAACAAATCGTGCAGTACCTCAAGGACATGTTTGACCACGACAAGGTGCGCTTCACAACAGTGCAGTGCTTGGCAGAGGACATCCTGAAACTCTCACACCGCCGCAGCGAGATCCTGCTGGGCTACCTGGGCATCGACGCCTTCCAGGAGCTCAACGGCGGCCCGCACGGCGACATGCATGGACCCTACTGA
- the miga2 gene encoding mitoguardin 2 isoform X2 translates to MSLRRTEGVSVAQALAMTVAEIPVFLYSTFGQSIFSQLRLSPSLKKVLFATALGSVALALTAHQLKRRGRKRKQAVRTEEDRVPTGVPEALLRTGRPSSLRRVPPTGRQVMSPGTRSNDTLSGISSLAPSKHSSSSHSLASMRVASSPNQSANPPTPWEAEEAAAAGEPLAAAAAAEDANAENLYLMGMELFEEALRKWEQALHARHTRRNLSSSNSSLALQGTPCGDAPTMEAHNKVFADKLETLLHRAYHLQEDFGGSIPTESLLADFESEGTLIFPPLESFRMAASDDDDAATVSSDDSFFSAVEMFDAISLQGPYQLLKPAALYEEALARVREDRVAYRSLRTELLECYGDQDFLAKLHCVRQAFQMLLLDETHRTFFMETGKQMIAGLMVKANKSPKAFLESYEDMLLYIQREEAWAVTKMELQGRGVVCMTFFDIVLDFILMDAFEDLENPPSSVVAVLRNRWLSDSFKETALATACWSVLKAKRRLLMVPDGFIAHFYAISEHVSPVLAFGFLGPRQHLSEVCTIFKQQIVQYLKDMFDHDKVRFTTVQCLAEDILKLSHRRSEILLGYLGIDAFQELNGGPHGDMHGPY, encoded by the exons ATGTCCCTGAGAAGAACGGAGGGCGTGTCCGTCGCACAGGCCTTGGCCATGACGGTCGCAGAGATACCCGTGTTCCTCTATTCTACCTTTGGCCAG TCCATCTTCTCGCAGCTGAGGCTGAGCCCGAGCTTGAAGAAGGTGCTGTTTGCGACGGCGCTGGGCAGTGTGGCCTTGGCGCTCACCGCCCACCAGCTGAAGCGGCGCGGCAGGAAGCGGAAGCAGGCCGTCCGCACCGAGGAGGACCGGGTGCCGACGGGCGTGCCCGAAGCGCTTCTCAGGACGGGGAGGCCGTCGTCGTTGAGGAGAG TTCCGCCGACGGGCCGACAGGTGATGAGCCCCGGTACGCGCAGCAACGACACGCTGAGTGGCATCTCCTCCCTGGCGCCCAGCAAACATTCGAGCTCCTCGCACAGCCTGGCGTCC ATGCGAGTCGCGAGCTCGCCGAATCAGTCGGCCAACCCGCCGACGCCCTGGGAGGCTGAGGAGGCTGCGGCGGCGGGGGAGccgttggcggcggcggcggcggccgaggACGCCAATGCGGAGAATCTCTACTTAATGG GCATGGAGCTGTTCGAGGAGGCCCTCCGAAAATGGGAGCAAGCGCTGCATGCTCGTCACACCCGCAGAAACTTGAGTTCCAGCAACAGCAGCTTGGCACTGCAGGGGACACCGTGCGGGGATGCTCCCACC ATGGAAGCTCACAACAAAGTGTTTGCCGACAAGCTGGAGACGCTGCTGCACCGGGCGTACCACCTGCAGGAGGATTTTGGCGGCAGCATTCCCACAGAAAGCCTGCTGGCTGACTTTG AGAGCGAGGGCACGCTCATCTTCCCCCCGCTGGAGAGTTTCCGCATGGCGGCaagcgacgacgacgacgccgcCACGGTCTCGTCCGATGACTCCTTCTTCTCGGCCGTGGAG ATGTTTGACGCCATTTCGCTACAAGGCCCCTACCAGCTCCTGAAGCCCGCCGCTCTCTACGAAGAAGCTCTGGCTCGTGTCAGGGAGGACCGAGTAGCCTACAGGTCGCTGAG GACTGAACTACTTGAATGTTACGGTGACCAGGACTTCCTGGCCAAGCTGCACTGTGTCAGGCAAGCATTCCAG ATGCTGTTGCTGGATGAGACGCACCGCACGTTCTTCATGGAGACGGGCAAGCAAATGATTGCCGGCCTGATGGTGAAGGCCAACAAG AGTCCAAAAGCGTTCCTGGAGAGCTACGAGGACATGCTGCTCTACATTCAGCGAGAGGAGGCGTGGGCCGTCACCAAGATGGAGCTGCAGGGCCGCGGG GTGGTGTGCATGACCTTCTTTGACATCGTGCTGGACTTCATCCTGATGGACGCCTTTGAAGACCTGGAGAACCCGCCCTCGTCCGTGGTGGCCGTGCTGAGGAACCGATGGCTCTCGGACAGCTTTAAAGAAACG GCTCTGGCGACGGCTTGCTGGTCGGTGTTGAAGGCCAAAAGGCGACTTCTCATGGTTCCCGACGGCTTTATCGCCCACTTCTACGCCATATCGGAGCACGTGAGCCCGGTTTTGGCCTTTGGCTTTTTGGGCCCCAGGCAGCACTTGAGCGAAGTGTGTACCATTTTCAAG CAACAAATCGTGCAGTACCTCAAGGACATGTTTGACCACGACAAGGTGCGCTTCACAACAGTGCAGTGCTTGGCAGAGGACATCCTGAAACTCTCACACCGCCGCAGCGAGATCCTGCTGGGCTACCTGGGCATCGACGCCTTCCAGGAGCTCAACGGCGGCCCGCACGGCGACATGCATGGACCCTACTGA
- the st6galnac4 gene encoding alpha-N-acetyl-neuraminyl-2,3-beta-galactosyl-1,3-N-acetyl-galactosaminide alpha-2,6-sialyltransferase isoform X2, with the protein MKSTTLHWLCVLSLLSLPVLWLGHVISRGDRAPPRPAAKPKEGIWGYVRIRPDRVDQFLNLHFNQCALISSSGQMRDAGLGADIDRIPCVIRMNDAPTAGYEADVGARTSVRVVSHTSVPRLLKDGRRYFGEAADTAYVFWGPYRNMRTDGKGAIFNALRRIATRYPSTRLYAMTPERIRLCDDVFQNETGKNRIKSGAYLSTGFFTMMLATEMCERIRVFGMIHADYCKAIAERRYTITTTGRRRRRTSA; encoded by the exons ATGAAATCTACG ACGCTGCACTGGCTTTGCGTGCTCAGCCTCCTAAGCCTCCCGGTGTTGTGGTTGGGACATGTGATCAGCCGGGGGGACCGTGCACCACCGCGCCCTGCAGCGAAGCCCAAAGAAGGAATCTGGGGCTACGTCAGGATCCGGCCTGACAGGGTGGACCAG TTCCTAAACCTGCACTTCAACCAGTGCGCGTTGATCTCCAGCTCCGGCCAGATGCGCGACGCCGGCCTTGGCGCCGACATCGACCGAATCCCATGCGTGATCCGCATGAACGATGCGCCCACGGCGGGCTACGAGGCCGACGTGGGGGCCCGGACCAGCGTGCGCGTGGTCTCGCACACCAGCGTGCCGCGCCTGCTCAAAGACGGGCGCCGCTACTTTGGAGAGGCAGCCGACACAGCCTACGTCTTCTGGGGGCCCTACAGGAACATGAGGACGGACGGGAAGGGCGCCATCTTCAACGCGCTGCGGAGGATCGCCACCCGCTATCCCAGCACCAGACTTTACGCCATGACCCCGGAGAGGATCCGGCTCTGTGACGACGTGTTCCAGAATGAAACTGGAAAGAATAG AATCAAGTCTGGGGCGTACCTGAGCACGGGCTTCTTCACCATGATGCTGGCTACGGAGATGTGCGAGCGCATTCGGGTTTTTGGGATGATTCACGCCGATTACTGCAA